The sequence CTGACGATTCCGCTGGGCCTGCCCGCGGTGCTGGACGCCCCGGCCGACGGTGGCCGACCGACCCTGACGGCGGAGGTTCCCGCGCTGCTGTGAGGCCGCGGGGCCGGGGCCGGATCGGGGCCGCGGAACGCGGGGCCGGCGGCGCGGGACGCGGGCCGCCGCGGACCCGGCCCCGGCGTGTGTGCAGAGCGTGAACATCTTTCAAGGAACGCCGTCCTGGGCGTTGACGCGGTGATGACGCCTGCCACACCATGGGCCCGGCCCAATACTTACCGGTCGGTAAGGTGTCCTCGGTGTGGAGGTCTACGTGTCAGGTGCTGTCTCCCGGTTCCGCAAGCCACTCATCGCCGTCGCGGGGGCGGCCCTCGTCGCCCCTCTCGCGTTCGCCGGGCCGGCACAGGCCGATGCCGCCCAATACACCGTCACCCCGCTGAAGTTCACCGTCCAGGCCGGTGGCCGCTCCTGCACCGTCGATGCCGACCTCTACCGCCCCGCCGGGGTCGACGCCGCCCACCCGGCCCCCGCGGTCCTCGCCACCAACGGCTTCGGCGGCAGCAAGTCCGACGGCTCGACGGGCACCATCGGCAAGGCCTTCGCCACCCGCGGCTACGTGGGCCTCGTCTACTCGGGCCTCGGCTTCGGCAAGTCCGGCTGTCTCATCACGCTCGACGACCCCGCCGTCGACGGTGCGGCGGCGAGCGGACTCCTCGACTTCCTCGCCGGGACCCGTGCCGCCGACGACGGCACCGAGGCGGACTTCGTCACCAAGGACGGCGAGGGCGACCCGCGCGTCGGCATGATCGGCGGCTCGTACGGCGGCGCCGTACAGATGGCCACCGCCGCCGTCGACCGCCGGGTCGACGCCCTCGTCCCGCTGATCACCTGGAACGACCTCGGATACGCCCTCGCACCCAACAACACTGGTGCGCGCGCCGGGGTCTCCTCCGACACCCCCGGCGTCTTCAAGTGGCAGTGGACCAACGGGTTCTACCTGATCGGGGAGGGGCAGACCATCCTGAACCCGAGCCTCGACCCGTCCCGGTTCGGCAGCCTGGACTGCCTGCACTTCGCCGCCCGCGCCTGCGAGACCATCCGGCTGCTCAACTCCGGCCGCTACCCCGCCGACGAGGCCGCCGCGATGCTCGCGTACGCGCGCAGCGTCTCACCCGTCTCCTACCTCGGACAGGTCAAGGCCCCCACCTTGCTCATCCAGGGCCAGGCCGACAGCCTGTTCAACCTGAACGAGGCCACCGCCACGTACAAGACCCTCAAGGCCCGGGGCGCCACGGCGAAGATGATCTGGCAGGCATGGGGCCACAGCGGCGGCCAGACGGACGGGGAACTCGACCTGGGGCAGGGCAATCTGGAGACGAGCTACGTCGGACAGCGCGTCCTCGCCTGGTTCGACCGCTACCTCCAGAAGAAGACGGACACCGACACCGGCCCCGCGTTCGCGTACTACCGCGACTGGCGGAGCGGATACGGCACCGCGGCCGCCGTGCCGTCCCTGTCGCGGAAGATGTATCTCTCCGGCGACGGCAAGCTGGTCGACAACCGCTCCAAGGTGATCCGCGGCAGCCGCCAGTACACCAACTGGCTCGTGCCGACCAGCCACTCCGAGAGCTCGCTCGCCGGTGTCATCGGCCTGCCCGACCCGAAGCCGTACGACACCAAGGGCACCTACCTCGGCTGGACCAGCGAGCCGCTGGCCTCGCCCGTCGATGTCGTCGGCGCCCCGAGGGCCACCCTGAAGGTCGTCTCGCCGAAGACGGAACGCGTCCAGAACAGCGGGGACGCCGCGGACAAGCTCGTCCTGTTCGCCAAGGTGTACGACGTGGCCCCCGACGGCAGCAAGAAGCTGGTGAACCGGCTGGTCTCGCCCGTCCGCGTGCCCGACGTCACCCTGCCCTTCACCGTGGAGCTTCCGGGCATCGTCCACCGGTACGAGGCGGGGCACCGGCTCGAATTCGTGATCGCGGCCAGCGACTCGGCGTACTTCGGCAACCGGGGCATCAAGCCGGTCACCGTCGTGAGCGCCCCGCAGGACACGGGAGTACTGGAACTCCCGGTGGTCCCCGCAGGCTGACCGCCGCCCCCGCTGCCGCCCCACCACCCCGTCGCATCACCCGAACGGCCGTACTGCACCGCCCCCCGGTCCGGGGATGGAGACATCCTGGGACCCGGGGGCGGCTGCCGTAGGGCGGTACGGCGCCGGGCCGGACACGAGGAGCCAGCGAAAGGGCCTGACCATGAGCCCCAAGGACGTATCGAGCGGCGGCAAGGGCAGTACAGGGCTGTTCACCCCGGCACGCGTCGCCGTCGCCGTCGTGGCCGTGCTCGCGCTCGTCTTCATCTGCGTGAACACCGACGACGTCACCATCCGGCTGATCGTCCCCGAGGTCTCGATGCCGCTCTGGCTCGCCCTGCTGGGCGTGTTCGCGGCCGGGCTGCTCTGCGGCGGCTATGTGTTCCGCCGGCGCACGAAGTAGCGGCCTGCGACACCGGAACGCACCGGGCGGCGACCGGTCGTCGCGCGCCCCGGCGTACGCACACGGATCGGCGGTACGTACGCGGACCGGCGCGCACGCGGTCCGGCGGCGCGCCGCGTCGTACGCTGAGCGGATGCCCGAGCCGACCGATCCCCTCCCGCCCGCCGCGTACCTGGCCGAAGGCCCCAGGACGGCGCTGCGGCACTTCACCCGCGCGGATGCCGAGGAGTTCACCGCCCGCGCGAGGGAGAGCCGCGCCCTCCACCATCCGTGGCTCTTCCCGCCGGAGGACCCCGGCGCCTACGGGGAGTACGCCGGTCACCTCCGCACGGACCCGGCCCGGGAGGGTTTCCTCGTCTGCGAACGCGCCGCGGGCGGCGGCATCGCCGGATTCATCAACATCAACAACATCGTCCTCGGCGGATTCTGCTGCGGTGCCCTGGGCTACGGGGCCTTCGCGCACGCGGCCGGGCGCGGCCTGATGTCCGAGGCGCTGGGCCTCGTCATCGCCCACGCCTTCGGGCCGCTCGGCCTGCACCGCCTGGAGGCCAACATCCAGCCCGCCAACGCGCCCTCGATCGCGCTGGTCCGGCAGGCCGGGTTCCGGCTGGAGGGCCTCTCCCCGGACTTCCTCTTCGTCGACGGCGCCTGGCGCGACCACGAACGGTGGGCGATCACGGCCCGGTGAGGGGCCGACCCTCTTCCCCCGGGCCACAGTGCACCGACCCGCCACCGATCCGTCGCCGACCTGCCTCCGACCGCCTCCGACCGCCTCCGACCGCCTCCGTCCCGTCTCCGTCCCGCCTCCGTGCCGGGCCAACTGCCGTACGGCGGCGGGTCGGACCGCCGCCCGGGCAACCCGGGCCTCGTTCACCCAGGTCGGCCGTGCCGGCCGGACATCAGGCGCAGGCCCGCCGCCATCCGGGCGGGGCGACCCGCGCACACGTCTCCTCTTCATGCACTCTTCGCCCATCTGTCGCCGTTACGGCCCGGTTCCTCCCCGCTTCCTGTGGCTAGCTTTCAGTCGCCCCCCGATGCTCGATCCGCCACGGAGAGATCCATGTGTAGCCCGACCCACCGGCCCGACGGTCCGGTCCTGCCCGCCGCCGGCCGCCGTTCCTTCCTGCGTGCCACCGCGCTCACCGGTGCCGCGACCGCCGCCTCCGGGCTGCTGGCCGCCGGTCCCGCCGCCGCTCTTCCGCAGCAGTCCACCGCGTCGGGCGCGGTCCGTCACCCGGATCCCGAACACCCGCGGTTCACCGTCGTGGTCATGCCGGACACCCAGTACCTCTTCGACGGGGCCAGCATCCACAAGGCGCCGGTCGAGGCATCGCTGCGCTATGTGCTCGACAACGGGCGCGACGAGAACATCGTCTTCCTGTCCCATCTGGGCGACCTGACCGAAAGCGGTCGGGCGAGCGAATTCGGGGCGATCGGCGAGGCGTTCGAGCTGCTCGACCGGCGGCGGGTCGGCTACAGCGTCGTCGCGGGCAACCACGACATCGCGTCGTCCACCGACGACCAGCGCGGCCGCACCCCGTATCTGGACACCTTCGGCCCGCAGCGCATGCGGCGCCTGCCGACGTTCGGCGGGGCGACCCCCGACGGCTACAACACCTACCACCTGTTCCGCGCCGCCGGTCGCGAATGGCTGGTGCTGGCGCTCGACTGGCGGCCGTCGGCGGCCGGGCTGGCCTGGGCGCGCGACGTCATCGCCCGGCACCCGCACACCCCGGTCGTCCTCACCACGCACGAGCTCGTGTACGCCGACGCGGACGGCGACGAGGCGGAGTTCTCCGACCACGGCAGACATCTGTGGGACGAGCTGATAGCCGACCACGACCAGATCTTCCTCACCCTCAACGGGCACTACTGGCCCGCCGGACGGACCACCCGGAAGAACGCCGCGGGCAATGATGTGCACCTGCACATCACCAACTACCAGAACCGCTACTACGGCGGCAGCGCGATGATCCGCCTCTACCGCTTCGACCTGGCCAGGAACACCATCGACGTGGAGACGATCTCCCCGTGGGTACTGGGCCGTGCGGGCGAAAAGCTCAATGATCTGGAGCGCGGTGAGATCGAGCTGACCGGCCCCCAGGACCGGTTCTCCGTCCCCGTCGACTTCGCGCAGCGGTTTGCGGGCTTTGCTCCCGTCCCCGTACGCGGCCCCCGTCCGGCCGCGCGGATGCTGGTGCGCGGCACGGTCGCGTACTGGCGCTTCGACGGCGGGCGCCGGGACGGCTCGGCCGCCGACGCCGCCCTGCGCGTCCCCGACCTCTCCGGCCACCGCAACGACCTGGTGCGCCAGGACGTCCCCGGCAGCGGGCCCGACGCCCTGCGCTGGTCGACCGCGCACCACCCGGACCAGCCGGGCCACGGCAGCCTCTACTTCGACGGCGGGAAGCCACCGCTGCGGGGCGCGTACCTGCGTACCGTGGACAACGCACCGATCAACACCCTCACATTCAAGTCCGGTTACACCGTCGAGGCATTCCTGAGCGTGCCCGCCGACTGGGACGCCGGGCACCACG is a genomic window of Streptomyces sp. NBC_01237 containing:
- a CDS encoding CocE/NonD family hydrolase; amino-acid sequence: MEVYVSGAVSRFRKPLIAVAGAALVAPLAFAGPAQADAAQYTVTPLKFTVQAGGRSCTVDADLYRPAGVDAAHPAPAVLATNGFGGSKSDGSTGTIGKAFATRGYVGLVYSGLGFGKSGCLITLDDPAVDGAAASGLLDFLAGTRAADDGTEADFVTKDGEGDPRVGMIGGSYGGAVQMATAAVDRRVDALVPLITWNDLGYALAPNNTGARAGVSSDTPGVFKWQWTNGFYLIGEGQTILNPSLDPSRFGSLDCLHFAARACETIRLLNSGRYPADEAAAMLAYARSVSPVSYLGQVKAPTLLIQGQADSLFNLNEATATYKTLKARGATAKMIWQAWGHSGGQTDGELDLGQGNLETSYVGQRVLAWFDRYLQKKTDTDTGPAFAYYRDWRSGYGTAAAVPSLSRKMYLSGDGKLVDNRSKVIRGSRQYTNWLVPTSHSESSLAGVIGLPDPKPYDTKGTYLGWTSEPLASPVDVVGAPRATLKVVSPKTERVQNSGDAADKLVLFAKVYDVAPDGSKKLVNRLVSPVRVPDVTLPFTVELPGIVHRYEAGHRLEFVIAASDSAYFGNRGIKPVTVVSAPQDTGVLELPVVPAG
- a CDS encoding LapA family protein: MSPKDVSSGGKGSTGLFTPARVAVAVVAVLALVFICVNTDDVTIRLIVPEVSMPLWLALLGVFAAGLLCGGYVFRRRTK
- a CDS encoding LamG-like jellyroll fold domain-containing protein, whose translation is MCSPTHRPDGPVLPAAGRRSFLRATALTGAATAASGLLAAGPAAALPQQSTASGAVRHPDPEHPRFTVVVMPDTQYLFDGASIHKAPVEASLRYVLDNGRDENIVFLSHLGDLTESGRASEFGAIGEAFELLDRRRVGYSVVAGNHDIASSTDDQRGRTPYLDTFGPQRMRRLPTFGGATPDGYNTYHLFRAAGREWLVLALDWRPSAAGLAWARDVIARHPHTPVVLTTHELVYADADGDEAEFSDHGRHLWDELIADHDQIFLTLNGHYWPAGRTTRKNAAGNDVHLHITNYQNRYYGGSAMIRLYRFDLARNTIDVETISPWVLGRAGEKLNDLERGEIELTGPQDRFSVPVDFAQRFAGFAPVPVRGPRPAARMLVRGTVAYWRFDGGRRDGSAADAALRVPDLSGHRNDLVRQDVPGSGPDALRWSTAHHPDQPGHGSLYFDGGKPPLRGAYLRTVDNAPINTLTFKSGYTVEAFLSVPADWDAGHHAWGGVLGRQGTLRAAGKTAGDPEEPVATLSLSDGPGLQWAAAPLNQPGAVTHWSHELTRDRWYHVALVNDGRHTTMYVDGCVVARNPATRTVGLATAGLPWLLGGYEYGGKLDQLMHGWIGDVRIVERALRTKDFMIA
- a CDS encoding GNAT family N-acetyltransferase codes for the protein MPEPTDPLPPAAYLAEGPRTALRHFTRADAEEFTARARESRALHHPWLFPPEDPGAYGEYAGHLRTDPAREGFLVCERAAGGGIAGFININNIVLGGFCCGALGYGAFAHAAGRGLMSEALGLVIAHAFGPLGLHRLEANIQPANAPSIALVRQAGFRLEGLSPDFLFVDGAWRDHERWAITAR